In Rattus norvegicus strain BN/NHsdMcwi chromosome 3, GRCr8, whole genome shotgun sequence, a genomic segment contains:
- the Cstl1 gene encoding cystatin-like 1 isoform X1, with product MEMKLTTGVEYLVTVKIGRTKCKKNETKKASCHLQSNKLKKSLICTSLIYTVPWMNYYQLWNNSCQES from the exons TTGACCACAGGAGTGGAGTATTTGGTTACTGTGAAGATTGGCAGGACCAAATGTAAGAAAAACGAGACGAAGAAAGCCTCCTGTCACCTGCAAAGCAACAAGCTGAAAAAG AGCCTGATTTGCACATCACTGATATACACTGTACCCTGGATGAACTACTACCAGCTCTGGAACAACTCCTGTCAGGAGAGCTGA
- the Cst11 gene encoding cystatin-11 precursor: MMARLWKTTWFLLAILVALVAFSYQVKRKTFIRVEEVNALESSVKETLEYVTEEYNKKSEDLYNFRILRILKIEKQMTNHMEFHITVEMQRTTCLKTEKNLCNVQEGELHKQIQCYFSVYVIPWLEVFKMLKKNCTNSS, encoded by the exons ATGATGGCCAGATTGTGGAAGACAACATGGTTCCTGTTGGCCATTCTGGTGGCGCTGGTGGCCTTCAGCTACCaagtaaagaggaaaacatttataCGGGTTGAAGAAGTAAACGCATTGGAGTCATCTGTGAAGGAAACATTGGAATATGTTACAGAAGAATACAACAAGAAAAGTGAAGACTTGTACAACTTCAGGATCCTTCGAATCTTGAAGATTGAGAAGCAG ATGACGAATCACATGGAGTTTCACATCACGGTGGAAATGCAGCGGACCACCTGCCTGAAGACAGAGAAGAACCTCTGTAATGTCCAAGAAGGGGAACTTCACAAG caaaTCCAGTGCTACTTCTCAGTGTATGTCATTCCCTGGCTTGAAGTATTCAAAATGCTCAAGAAGAACTGTACCAATAGCAGCTGA
- the Cstdc1 gene encoding cystatin-14 precursor has translation MLKTVMLWKMPMLVGLIVLGTHMWTIDKEVLDVTKDLDYFVASVEFAVAQFNDNNSEENTYRLLEVGRAQKKTWTMIFLMDLEMGRTICKKHDENIHNCPLLQGSGEKKVHCVFQVDARPWFSHFTVLTSTCVPT, from the exons ATGCTAAAGACAGTCATGTTGTGGAAGATGCCCATGCTTGTAGGACTGATTGTGTTAGGCACCCATATGTGGACCATTGACAAAGAAGTTTTAGATGTTACTAAGGATCTAGATTATTTTGTGGCATCAGTGGAGTTTGCTGTGGCTCAGTTCAATGACAACAACTCAGAAGAGAATACATACAGGTTGCTAGAAGTTGGGAGAGCCCAGAAAAAG ACATGGACgatgatttttttaatggatTTGGAGATGGGCCGCACGATTTGTAAGAAACATGATGAAAATATCCATAATTGCCCATTGCTACAAGGCTCGGGAGAAAAGAAG GTGCACTGTGTTTTCCAAGTAGATGCACGACCTTGGTTTTCCCACTTCACAGTCCTGACTAGCACCTGTGTGCCGACATAA